TGTCTCTTGTAGAATGCTGCTCTTTACCATCACTATCTGTTCCCACTTTTCCTTTCCCCGCCATACGCTTCATTTTCCATTTCAGACTCACTTCCTAAAACCACGCTACTTCCATCAACGATCCAGGAACAGCTCAGAGTGTTGCCGAGCATCAATACTCACAGACTGAGTTACTTTAATAACCTAAATGCAGCCGCATATACTACAAAGTGAAAATATTCATTCTATTTACGCTGTGTAAAAGTAGCAGATCTTTGCAATAAGAGTAAGTAGTAgctaattagatgctatttatacttataaataatgacagatactatttgcacctcagtattgttgtacattaacagGATGCAATAATAACATTGATTTTAGACACTGTTAGGTCCACGGCTTGTCTAGGGGTGTGGCACTAACGCACACAGACCTCACGGGTCGTAACACCCCCACCCATAAGAACAAACCTATCACGTAGTTTGTATACCACTGTAAAAGTTTACCATTTATGTTATCACAGGcccaccaataaataaaaaaaaaaaaggtcttaccCACGTTACAGGGCATCAGCCGAGATGTTGTCCGCTCCCCTCTTATGTTTGATATGGAGGTTGTAGACTTGGGCCAGGAGGGTCCAATGCATCAAATGTTGGTTTCTGTTGTACATGCGGGCTAGAAAAACAAGAGGGTTATGATCGGTGTAAACCGTGATTGGCAAGAAACTTGAACCCACATACACTTCAAAGTGTTGTAGAGCCAGGAGCATGGCTAATGTCTCCTTCTCTATGGTGGAATAGTTCAGCTGGTGTTTCTTGAATTTAGTTGAGAAATAACACACAGGTTTACACATGTCTCTTTCCCCTCTCTGCATCAGCACCGCCCCAGCCCCAGTGGCACTAGCATCGACTTCCAGgtaaaaagatttgaaaaaatTGGGAGCCATCAACACGGGTGCACTGCAAAGAAGAGACTTGGCAGCCTCAAAACCCTGATTACGCACATCATCATACACAAAGGATACCAAAGGACTACACAGTCTGGTGAGTGGAGCAGCTACCACCGAAAAAGTTTTGGCAGAAACACCTATAATATCCAGCCATACCTAGAAATCTCCTAAGCTCATGTCTAGAAGTGGAAATCGGTAAAGCCAGGATAGCAGCCACCTTGACATCTAAAGGACGGACCTGCCCCTGACCAACCTGTTTACCAAGGTAGGTAACCATGGCTTTCCCAAATTCACACTTCGCCAAGTTCAGTGTAAGAGAGGCGTCGGTCAACCGCTGGCACGCAGTCCCCAGACTGGACATGTGACTATCCCAGTCCTCAGAGTACATGACCACATCATCAAGATATGCTACAGTTGGGAACTTCCCCCAGTACAAGTTGCATTAGTTCAATTTTTTGAAAACCTACTCATGGAGGAGCATAACGCTTAATAAAGGTGGCCTTATGCAGAAGCGCAAACTGGTCTGTGAATATGGCTGCCTGCTGTAGGGAAATGATCTTTTGTTCAACTTTTGTTCACCAGGTATACAGCAGTACGTTCTGGCAAACAGTTCTTAAAATCCTCAAGCAGATCAGCTCACGTACAGAGGCCACATCATCTGCTTTACATGCCATACACCATCTATCAAAGAGGATTCCCTTTTCAAGAGCAAAGTctgtaaatgtttgatcatgaGCTTTCCGTAGGCCACGAAAATGCTGTCGGTATGCTTCCGGCACTAACTCATAAGCTCTCATAATAGCACTCTTAACCCGGTCATAATTCAACCCGTCCTCCACAGACAGTGCTGCGCACGCTTCCTGGGCCTTACCCGTTAATTTACACAGGAGTAAAATGGCCCACACCTCCTTAGGTCAACGTAAAGCTCCGGCTACACGTTCAAATGCCCCAAAATAGGCTTCCACTTGAGCCTCACGAAAAATAGGCACCAAGGAAATATATTTGCTCACATTATACCCACTGGCAGACTGTGAAGACCACACACTAGCAGAAGTATCGGAGCGAGCAGCGTCAGTATTTGTCTGTAATTCCAGTCGTCTCATTTTAAGTGTTGTATCTGCTTCTATTTTCTTCAGTTCCAGCTCCCGGCGGAGTTGaaaatctctctccctctcttccttctctATCTGGAGCCGCAACAAACGAACTTTTAACCGGCCATCCTGCTTAGAGCCACGAGATGACTCAACTGAGGATGGCACAAATTGGGGCATTGTTACGGGCTTCTCTATCTGTACCCCCATTGACCAGCAGGAGTCCCATTACTaagttgcccccccccccccacactctgCTCTGGGTCAGGGTTGCTCATAATTACCGGTAATGTGATAACCCCTTTACTGATGAGTCCATTTAAAACTACCGCTTTAAGTTCAGCTTTCCCTAGGGATGTGGACACAGAGATGTCATAATGGTCTGCAACGTCATGGAGTTCAATTTTCTTGCATTTATCTAACTGGTTCAAATCTGGACTAAACACAAAAGCATTTAAGTCAAAACCAGCCATGACCTAAAATAAGCTAACCCAATGATTGGTATTAACCCCTCTAACAGGCAAACCGCCTCCCTCCACAGAACAAACCTCCTCAGCACCTGCCTCACCAAACTTACCTATCTATCTTCAGAAGCGTGCCAGGCTCGAGGcgacttttttcttgtaatttaatgagtttattctcaatatttaatttCGACCTTTTTctagaaatttaatgagttttttctcaacattttatttaaacttttttctccAAATGTAacgactttttttctcataatttaacgagtttttttctcaaaatgtaacgactattttctcgaaatttaacgatttttttttttttcaaaatgtaacaacttttttctcgtaatttaatgagtttattctcgaCATTTTGTTtagacttttttctcgaaatttaatgagtttttttcccgtaatttaatgagtttattctcaacattttatttgactttttctcgaaatttataatttttttctcaaaatgtaacgactttttctcaaaatttaacgagtttttttttcaaaatgtaacaacttttttctcgtaatttaatgagtttattctcgaCATTTTGTGTAGactttttctcgaaatttaatgagttttttttctcgtaatttaatgagtttattctcaacattttatttagactttttctcaaaatgtaacaacttttttctcaacattttatttcgacttttttctcgaaagttaatgagtttttttttttttttttataaattttattcttttattttattttgaatttttctcaaaatttaatgagttttttttctcaaaatgtaacgacttttttctcgaaatttaatgattttttttctcaaaatgtaacgacttttttctcgaaatttaacaagatttttttgtcaacattttatttcgacttttttctctaaatttaatgagtttattctcaacattttattttgactttttcttgaaatttataggtttttttctcaaaatgtaacaacttttttctctaaatttaatgagtttattctcaactattttttttttactttttctcaaaattgaatgagtttttttctcaaaatataacgacttttttctcgaaatttaatgattttttttcttctccaaatatatcgacttttttctcgaaatttaatgtttttttctcgtaatttaatgagttttttcctcttaatttaatgaatttattctcaacattttattttaactttttttctcgaaattttacgagtttttttttttcaaaatgtaataacttttttctcataattaaacGAGTTTTTTTTCTGGcgatttaatgactttttttctcataatttaatgagtttattctcaacattttattttgacttttttcctctGGTCTGTGGTCAGcagtgacaaacaaacaaacaaaaacagtgaaaGGCGGAATATGACGCAAAACtgcaattaaatatgttaaataaaaatatcctttATGATTTTAATCCCATTtcattaaccaatgtctttgctactgaccttcaatgatccaattcaaccataataataataatcaaaactttTGTTATTGCTGGAGTGTAGAACTTCTTCATGTTATTCAgaacagcagcacagctgaaaggatgtgaatttacatttgccaaacacagaactttttatattaaaaacaaacaaacgcttttattaaaaaaaaaaaaaaataaataacaacaataatacaatttcattaaattcataatttgtctgtTTAATTCTGTTGTATTATAATCTTCATAACAATTTACACTGAAATTCTGACATGAATAtctgactaaaaaaaaatggaattcaaATGGTTAATGTCATAGATTTTTCAcatatctaaatgttttttttttctttattccattattcaatattgtaataatataaccGCCTCAAATACATCACAAAAAAAGCCGAAACGGCATTTATGACGAATCATCAAGTCATTTGAATCATCAAAACTGACCAACCAATAGTCGGGGTTTAAAGTTTTGAACGAACCAATGGGAATAGAGATGGGCGTGTCCCCGCAAAATTCAAGCGTCAGTTGCTGCGTTGGCTGTAGTGTGTGCTAATAGACTCGTGTACGGAGTTACGAACAAACgctatatttattttgattaaataattggtGAGCGATTTTATAGGGTGATGGGATGTGTGACGTGAGGGGAGGAGTCTTAACTATCTAAGATAGGTAATAACGACTTACAGCGCTTAGTTTAGACCAGGCTAGGCTAGCGCTATGTACCACGCGCGCTGTGAGAACATAACGTTACTGTTTCTGATGattcatatgtgtttattttcatacaGTCAACTCCAGTATGTTGTGTTACGATCTAATTTTTCAAAATCGTGTGTTGCTGTTCAAAACACTGCAAAACGACGCCGATGTGAAAGagctgtaatgtaatgtttttgcttCATAAAGGGATTATATGTAGTTTATGGTGGTTTATGATCATGTTTCCATCAGGGAAACAGTTTAATAACTCAactgaatatattatataataaacctACAGTAGTGTCAAAAAGATCACAAATCCTGAAATAATGTCCAGTCTTGTCTTTAGTAGAGTTAGTTATGCTAAGCGCTATTGTTTGGAACAGTTTCAGTGTAGATGGAGCATGGaaaccttttttgtgttttttaatattttatacatgtgtatttatatatgtaggAAGACAGTTTTGACCTGAGATTTGGAGCTGGTTTACAGGGGTGTAAAAATGGAGAAAACATGgcagcattattttatttctacacaGAGACTGGTGCACCTATTATTAAAATCTGTTTACTtagtgatatttatttaattatatgccAACAATTTGAACGTGGAGCTGCTGTGAATTCTCATAACTGTGTAAATAAACTATACAGGGCTTTAAAAATGaagaatccaaaataaaagctgaatgtAGAAGGATAGGAAGATATCTTGAACGCTTTcagagttacaggcatgcaaactttagaaatatataatataatataatatgcattgACAGACAGGTGTTTTTTCTATGAGATGCATGTCTAGTTTCagcattatttgttcttcagatattgctctttaaaataaaagaggATCGGCTGAATGCAAAGTGACCCAGGTTTGGTTTTTGATCCCTCAGTATGTGAACAATTTAAACATTCCTCACACAGCTCCGGAACTGAACCGTCAAGGGCCTTTAAAGTCAAGATATCAGAAGGAAAGTTTAAGAGCCAGAATCTAGAAGGATATTGAGATAATTTTAATACCTCTCCAGCTTCAGGCATGCAAACTTACGgcaaaaaaatacacaagaagTGCTTTTTTACCGTTTTTGAACTGTCactgttattatataataaaataaatattactaaagtcagcagattttactaatagacATAGCAGTCtctgcataaaaatacatattacactgctgtgtctgtgtgtgtatgtgttttttttttttttgtgtgtgtgtgtgtttgtttttgctgtgtttttttatgtgtgtgtgaagaaagTTACAagacaaaatatgcaaaatgcaaATCTAGCACATTTCTGACACTTATTAAATGCatgcgatgttaaattgcaatgTTTTTCTCTTGGGTTTACAGAGCTACGCAAACTGAAATTGGCAGAATACCTCGAGGCAAAAGGCAGACTGAAAGCACCTAATCCAAAGTAGGTGGTCTTGAAGGGTCTTTCTGTCTGGATTTATACTTTTTccagttttgaaataaaattgcaTTGGCTTTTTTCCGCATTCAGAACTGCCTTAGTGTGTTTATGTTCTGAATCGactttcgttttgttttttttactcaaagACCGTATCTCAAGGAGAAGCCTGTAACAAAGAAACATGCTGAAAATAACCAGAAGTCCAAAACTGTAAGTTAGAGTCGTTTCTTGACACGTTGCAGTATTGAGTGTGCTCTGTTAAACTGATGTCTGTGTTTCTCTCAGACGGCTGAAGGAAAGGAGAATTGTGGCACAAATATAAAAGAAGTGAAGAGAGTGAAAACTCTGGCAGAGGTTGATAAAAACACATCCTCTGAAAAAGGACTTGGTGTCAGTTCGCTAGCCAAAGCCCAAACGCAGAGGTTGATTAATTCACGTAATGCTTGAAGGGAATTAGTTTGTGTTTCGAGGACACGGAGCAACAAAATAGCTTCTCTTCAGATTCCAAGCAAACCACCCCACAATGCCGAGGAAACCGCTGCGCCGCTCAAGAGGACTCGTTCACAAAGCGTCCAACACAAAGCTCAGCATGCTTCCCAATCCCAAGCTGCAAATACAAGACAATCCCGTCTTGTTTCCATCTGTAACCCTTCACAGTCTGGACGGGTCACCTCGGCCCTCAGAAGCACACATCCGAGCCGCTCCATTCAGTCAACAAGGCCTTCAGCTCAGAAATTACCTGAAACGAGCGTCAAATCAACCTCAGCTGCCGATTTGAAAAGTCAAAGACCAGTGAATACAACCCAGACGGAAATGCAGAGAAACCGTGTTTCTAAAACACAGGTGAAGCCCACGCAACAACCCAGACGTCCGAGTGCTCCTCAAAGCATCCGCAAACCAAACCCATCGACGAACAGATCCGATGTGAACCGGAGAAAAGATGCTTTCTTCGTTGATGCCGCTAAATCCAAATCTGTCAGCTCTGACACAATCAGAACGACGAGAGCGAGCGCCTCTTCGACTCTCTCTAAACCTGCGAATAATGAAGCAGCAGCGCTCAGCAAAAATAAACCGCCTGCTGCTGTTAAACTAACCAACGCCACTGCGTCCGCCAAACGGGCCGGCCGAAGCTCCAGGAGTTGTGTTCTGCCGGCTCCAGAGCTTCAGATCTCCAGCCAGACTCCCAAATCCAGACTGTGTCCCGGCACTCAAGGAGTCCGGACCGCTCCGCGAGATGGAGCGCAGAAGCCCACTGCAGCTCAGGAGGACCGACTGTGAGTATATAATacatagggatgtaacgattaactgcgagccggttgaaaatcgattcaaatatgtgacgattcaaatcggttgagatgctaaacaaatcgtgattcatttattggtaggagtttatatgaatgcatgtctgaggagaacttactgtctttagaaaagtttagatgatattttttattttcatcttgcttctgtataatgcatattaaagttcatgcagcgctgctttgttaacagcagaaaccaaggaaaggctttaagtgccacctgctggcagagagtgaatctgcgtctcgttcagctcgtccgctgaagtttcatgcagatatttttatgtatagtttacaaaactgaatgaaaccattctgtttttgcttcaaaatttcgaaattatacaatctaatttaaattaaaaactgctcatgttgcatgaaTGCAACATCTttatttggatcatgattaaaatgcaatttacattctatttacatttagtcatttagcagatgcttttatccaaagcgacttacagatgaggacaatagaagcaatcaaaaccaacaaaagagcaataatatgcaaggtgctatattagtatattattatagttatatttcaatttcacaaagaaatgtacagcattttgtccaagcaataataaaaggacccattaattaataatttgtcttaaatatcatttagttaaaaaaa
The sequence above is drawn from the Cyprinus carpio isolate SPL01 chromosome B5, ASM1834038v1, whole genome shotgun sequence genome and encodes:
- the LOC109069905 gene encoding LOW QUALITY PROTEIN: cytoskeleton-associated protein 2-like (The sequence of the model RefSeq protein was modified relative to this genomic sequence to represent the inferred CDS: inserted 1 base in 1 codon; substituted 1 base at 1 genomic stop codon), which produces LSKIELRKLKLAEYLEAKGRLKAPNPKPYLKEKPVTKKHAENNQKSKTTAEGKENCGTNIKEVKRVKTLAEVDKNTSSEKGLGVSSLAKAQTQRLINSRNAXRELVCVSRTRSNKIASLQIPSKPPHNAEETAAPLKRTRSQSVQHKAQHASQSQAANTRQSRLVSICNPSQSGRVTSALRSTHPSRSIQSTRPSAQKLPETSVKSTSAADLKSQRPVNTTQTEMQRNRVSKTQVKPTQQPRRPSAPQSIRKPNPSTNRSDVNRRKDAFFVDAAKSKSVSSDTIRTTRASASSTLSKPANNEAAALSKNKPPAAVKLTNATASAKRAGRSSRSCVLPAPELQISSQTPKSRLCPGTQGVRTAPRDGAQKPTAAQEDRLRKLQEWRESRSITYKRPPMPVQLVRRKTVSAIPQPYWTSMENEDEVHDIVFAVDRSLDDCIQLLQQGFPAERVRDVLSRVPMAQXFAKYWICQARLMEREGDLEVLAMFFEEVIVVVGVPVDELRSVVFEILKKRQSQGSSLTPKDSEAEETGVCDEEDGDDIIHTPKPISALISGARGDSSVVKYQISATPGGKRSQRGAEAGQVDGHEIRFFTPVRRSVRIERSARRYPTALQEHGPCVTSLCELAGERQEEVKCQSSPVYVYRENEALADRVHVTLVYPEEDET